A window of the Citrus sinensis cultivar Valencia sweet orange chromosome 9, DVS_A1.0, whole genome shotgun sequence genome harbors these coding sequences:
- the LOC107176147 gene encoding disease resistance protein At4g27190-like: MAEVGMAAFSSIVSEGARSLFKPIIRQISYMFKYQSYIDELKDKVKRLEYKRERVEIPVHQVTEQGDEIYKDVADWLNSVKEFTQGTAKSITDDEDGAKKFCFKGLCPNLISRYKLSKQAAKAAEAAASLVGKGNFSNVSYRPTPKRAEHMEVKDFAAFDSRMKVFQDVVEALKDNKHNIIGVYEMGGVGKTTLVKQVAKQVMEDNLFDEVVMAELTQNPDPQKIQDQLASDLGMKFDLNDSIFHRAHQLCQRLKKEKRILIILDNIWTKLEFDKIGIPSGNVEKERTDDKRRCTIIITSRSRDLLCIDMNSQKNFSIDSLSRKEVLQLFEKIVGDPTKIYAFQLIADEIVERCGGLPVALSTVANALKTKELDFWKDALNQLRSSNLGEIHGMQANVYTSIKLSYDSLVSEEAKSLFLLCGLLSEDHAIPVPYLLRYSMGMGYFKNVYTLEEARSRVHTLIDKLKFSCLLLDGDAEDEVKIHDVIRVVVVSIAEELLMFNIPNVAGLEKKMEETIQEDPIAISLPYIGIQVLPERLQCPRLELFLLHTEGDGSMQVSDHFFKGTEGLKVLNFTGIHFSSLSSSLGRLINLQTLCLDGCRLKDIAIVGELKKLEILSLARSNIDQLPLEIGQLTRLRLLDLSNCQRLKVIAPNVISKLSRLEELYMGDGFKRWEKVEGGSNANLVELKGLTRLTTLEIKVPDEEILPRNLVSVELQRYRIRIGQGMGLWPVKFGTSRSMMLAGLGRVSILLKKYGTKMLLKRTEDLYLDKLEGVLNDVHELDDGEGFPRLKHLYERSCSEILHIVGSVGGVRCKVFPLLESLTLYELINLEAICYSQLKEDQSFSNLRIINVLFCQKLKYLFSFSMAKNLLRLQKVEVKNYRELKMIISKC, from the coding sequence ATGGCAGAAGTGGGTATGGCTGCTTTTTCCAGCATCGTATCAGAAGGTGCAaggtcactgttcaaaccgatTATACGGCAGATATCTTATATGTTCAAGTACCAGAGCTACATAGATGAGCTAAAAGATAAAGTGAAGCGGCTGGAATATAAAAGAGAAAGGGTGGAAATACCCGTTCATCAGGTTACTGAACAAGGAGATGAGATTTACAAGGATGTTGCAGACTGGCTTAATAGCGTCAAGGAATTCACTCAGGGCACTGCAAAATCCATCactgatgatgaagatggagCTAAGAAGTTCTGTTTCAAAGGATTGTGCCCAAACTTGATTTCTCGTTACAAGCTCAGTAAACAAGCAGCAAAGGCCGCAGAAGCTGCCGCTAGTCTCGTGGGAAAAGGCAACTTCTCTAATGTTTCCTACCGTCCTACTCCAAAGCGGGCAGAACATATGGAAGTGAAAGATTTCGCGGCCTTTGATTCAAGAATGAAAGTATTTCAGGATGTTGTCGAGGCGTTGAAGGATAATAAGCACAACATAATTGGGGTCTACGAGATGGGCGGCGTGGGTAAAACCACGCTAGTCAAGCAAGTTGCAAAGCAAGTGATGGAAGATAACTTGTTCGATGAGGTCGTTATGGCTGAGCTAACACAGAACCCAGATCCTCAGAAAATTCAAGACCAGCTAGCTTCTGATTTAGGGATGAAATTTGACTTGAATGATAGTATATTCCACAGAGCACATCAACTATGTCAAAGattgaagaaagagaagcGGATCCTGATTATATTGGATAATATTTGGACAAAACTCGAGTTTGATAAAATTGGAATTCCTTCTGGGAAtgttgagaaagaaagaacCGATGATAAGAGACGAtgcacaataataataacgtCTAGAAGTCGAGATTTATTGTGCATTGATATGAATTCTCAGAAAAATTTCTCGATCGATTCTTTATCAAGAAAAGAAGTTTTGCAGTTGTTTGAGAAGATAGTGGGTGATCCAACAAAAATATATGCTTTTCAACTGATTGCAGATGAGATCGTTGAAAGATGCGGAGGTTTGCCTGTTGCACTGAGTACAGTTGCAAATGCTTTGAAAACTAAGGAGCTTGACTTTTGGAAAGATGCATTGAATCAGCTAAGAAGTTCCAATCTAGGAGAAATTCATGGCATGCAAGCAAATGTTTACACCTCCATAAAATTGAGTTATGACTCCTTGGTAAGTGAGGAGGCAAAATCTCTGTTCCTTCTTTGTGGTCTACTTAGTGAAGATCATGCTATACCAGTTCCTTACTTACTGAGATATAGTATGGGTATGGGCTATTTTAAAAACGTTTACACACTGGAAGAAGCAAGGAGCAGAGTGCATACGTTGATCGACAAACTCAAATTTTCATGCTTATTGTTGGACGGTGATGCTGAAGATGAAGTTAAAATACATGACGTCATCCGTGTAGTTGTTGTATCAATTGCAGAAGAGCTGCTCATGTTTAATATTCCAAATGTTGCCGGCttggagaaaaagatggaAGAGACAATACAGGAAGATCCAATTGCTATTTCTTTACCTTATATAGGTATTCAAGTGCTTCCTGAAAGGTTGCAATGTCCCCGTCTTGAGTTATTTTTGTTGCATACGGAGGGTGATGGCTCTATGCAAGTTTCAGACCACTTTTTTAAAGGGACGGAAGGACTcaaagttttgaattttactgGAATTCACTTCTCTTCATTATCGTCATCACTTGGTCGCCTCATTAACCTTCAAACATTGTGTTTAGATGGTTGCAGACTAAAAGATATAGCAATAGTTGGAGAGCTAAAGAAATTAGAGATTCTCAGCCTTGCACGTTCCAATATCGACCAGTTACCACTTGAAATTGGACAATTGACACGGTTAAGGTTGCTAGATTTGAGCAATTGTCAGAGGCTTAAGGTGATAGCACCGAATgtcatatcaaaattatctcGACTAGAAGAATTGTATATGGGTGATGGTTTCAAACGGTGGGAGAAGGTTGAAGGAGGAAGTAATGCCAATCTTGTCGAGTTAAAGGGGTTGACAAGGCTAACTACTTTAGAGATAAAAGTTCCGGATGAAGAAATTTTGCCGCGAAATTTGGTCTCTGTAGAATTGCAAAGATATAGGATACGTATAGGACAAGGAATGGGCCTATGGCCTGTCAAATTTGGAACATCAAGATCGATGATGCTCGCCGGGCTAGGAAGAGTTAGCATTCTTTTGAAGAAATATGGGACGAAAATGTTGCTGAAGAGAACTGAAGATCTCTATCTAGACAAACTGGAGGGTGTTCTGAATGATGTTCATGAATTAGACGATGGGGAAGGTTTTCCACGATTGAAGCATCTTTATGAAAGATCTTGTTCTGAGATTTTACATATTGTCGGTTCAGTTGGAGGGGTTCGTTGCAAAGTCTTTCCCTTGCTGGAGTCACTGACTCTCTATGAATTGATCAATTTGGAGGCCATATGCTACAGCCAACTCAAAGAAGATCAATCTTTCAGCAACTTAAGGATTATAAATGTATTGTTCtgtcaaaaattgaaatatctCTTCTCGTTCTCCATGGCCAAAAATCTATTGCGGCTTCAAAAGGTAGAAGTGAAAAATTACCGCgaattgaaaatgattattagtaagtgttga